One stretch of Candidatus Bathyarchaeia archaeon DNA includes these proteins:
- a CDS encoding PQQ-binding-like beta-propeller repeat protein, translating into MSKKSIKHTGSLKRKLSVMALILTLIISALMVTLPSANATDHDVYAFLSVAPSPIGVGQPAIAVMWLDMLPPLNPDGSQTAWEQLTVTINTPSGETETKGPFNSDAVASAYFDYTPTEVGTYVFQFIFPGQQTVDGNYYRPTTSPEVSLVVQAEPIEGWTPNPSPADTEYWNRPIYGENREWASIGGNWFGVRLTYGTGCTSSGAFNPYTTAPESAHVVWTKELAWGGIVGGDLGNGDVSYYTGLSYESKYGPPVIMQGKLFCTLPLSNRANAGGTICLDLRTGGQLWWQNITIDVGQIYDYESPNQHGALPYLWQTSASYNMFDPYTGELLLTLANASRGRVTMSPSGDLLVYVLDGQNNWIAMWNSSYAPYMYPGTVGTSAWQWRPPIGTTQDWLAGVQWNVTVPDVPGTQSIACIGEGVIIAASQADDTTIKAIGYDATTGAQKWTTDITSNAAFRPTYFIVPVSNGVFVFFRQETMEFYGYSIETGNLVWGPTLPYDNAWGIYTSSTVGLGASNPLIAYDTLYSVAYDGKLHAYSAITGDHLFDFDTGSAGFETPYGTYPLGSGTFAIADGKVYAATGEHSPNSPMWRGGRIYCVDAYHGTGIWNLTGWWQTPAIADGYLTAFNNYDCKIYCIGRGQTETTITAPATAVPRGAPVLIQGTILDQSPGACGTPAISDEYMTQWMEYLYMQHQKPENARGVELHLVAIDSNCNTHEIGTLTSDILGNYATEWTPPVSGLYTVIATFEGSKSYFSSQAGTFFVVSDEASPIVGTPTTSTSQATSPSPSMAVQPSVGGDATTTYVVVASVVIIIIVAVAAVLLRRRK; encoded by the coding sequence ATGTCTAAAAAATCTATTAAACATACTGGGAGTCTAAAAAGAAAGCTGTCTGTGATGGCTCTGATTCTGACACTAATTATTTCCGCTTTGATGGTTACCCTACCAAGTGCAAATGCCACGGACCATGACGTCTATGCTTTTCTTAGTGTAGCCCCCAGCCCCATAGGCGTTGGTCAACCTGCTATAGCTGTCATGTGGCTAGACATGTTGCCCCCGCTCAATCCTGACGGCTCCCAGACTGCATGGGAACAGCTAACCGTTACCATCAATACTCCCAGCGGCGAAACAGAAACTAAGGGACCCTTTAATTCTGACGCAGTTGCATCAGCATACTTTGACTACACACCTACAGAGGTTGGAACGTATGTTTTCCAGTTTATATTCCCCGGACAACAAACAGTGGATGGAAATTACTACCGCCCAACTACAAGCCCCGAAGTCTCGTTAGTTGTACAAGCCGAACCAATTGAAGGGTGGACACCCAATCCGTCACCCGCAGACACAGAATACTGGAACCGTCCAATATATGGAGAAAATAGAGAATGGGCGTCAATTGGTGGAAACTGGTTTGGCGTTCGACTAACGTATGGAACTGGCTGCACTTCTTCAGGCGCTTTTAATCCCTACACAACAGCTCCTGAATCCGCACACGTAGTGTGGACCAAAGAGCTTGCTTGGGGCGGTATCGTCGGAGGCGACCTAGGTAATGGTGACGTTTCATACTACACAGGCTTATCCTACGAAAGCAAATATGGACCCCCCGTAATCATGCAAGGTAAACTCTTCTGCACTCTACCCCTGTCCAACCGAGCAAACGCGGGCGGAACTATCTGCTTAGACCTGCGAACTGGGGGCCAACTCTGGTGGCAGAACATAACCATAGATGTAGGCCAAATCTACGACTACGAATCCCCCAACCAACACGGCGCCCTTCCATACCTGTGGCAAACTAGTGCATCATACAACATGTTTGATCCCTATACTGGTGAGTTGCTTTTGACATTGGCTAATGCATCGAGAGGTCGCGTAACAATGTCGCCGAGTGGAGACCTGCTGGTCTACGTACTCGACGGACAAAACAATTGGATAGCCATGTGGAATTCAAGCTACGCACCATACATGTATCCAGGAACAGTTGGAACCAGCGCATGGCAATGGCGACCGCCAATTGGCACAACGCAGGATTGGCTCGCAGGCGTACAGTGGAACGTTACCGTCCCAGATGTGCCTGGAACCCAAAGCATAGCCTGTATAGGCGAAGGCGTTATTATTGCCGCCTCTCAAGCTGATGACACAACAATCAAAGCTATAGGATACGACGCTACGACTGGCGCCCAGAAATGGACAACCGACATCACAAGCAACGCTGCTTTTAGACCAACCTACTTCATAGTCCCTGTCAGCAACGGCGTTTTTGTCTTTTTCAGACAAGAAACCATGGAGTTCTACGGTTACAGCATAGAAACTGGCAATTTGGTGTGGGGTCCAACATTGCCCTATGACAATGCTTGGGGCATTTACACTTCAAGCACGGTCGGTCTTGGAGCCTCCAATCCACTCATTGCCTATGATACTCTCTACTCTGTTGCTTACGACGGAAAGCTCCATGCTTACAGTGCCATAACTGGCGACCACCTCTTCGACTTCGACACTGGAAGCGCCGGGTTTGAAACACCCTACGGTACATACCCCTTGGGAAGTGGAACTTTCGCCATAGCTGACGGAAAAGTTTACGCTGCCACTGGCGAACACAGTCCCAACTCTCCCATGTGGCGAGGTGGGAGAATCTACTGTGTTGACGCCTACCACGGAACCGGCATCTGGAACCTTACTGGCTGGTGGCAAACCCCCGCAATAGCCGACGGTTACCTTACCGCCTTCAACAACTACGACTGCAAAATATACTGCATAGGAAGAGGCCAAACGGAAACCACCATTACAGCACCCGCAACTGCCGTTCCACGAGGAGCACCCGTTTTGATTCAGGGAACAATACTTGACCAGTCCCCAGGTGCATGCGGCACCCCAGCGATCTCCGACGAATACATGACCCAATGGATGGAGTACTTGTACATGCAGCATCAAAAACCAGAAAACGCACGAGGCGTAGAACTCCATCTAGTCGCTATTGACTCCAACTGCAATACACACGAAATCGGAACCTTAACAAGTGACATATTGGGTAACTACGCAACAGAATGGACTCCGCCAGTTTCAGGACTCTACACGGTAATCGCAACATTCGAAGGCTCCAAATCCTACTTCAGCAGCCAGGCAGGAACATTCTTTGTGGTGTCTGATGAAGCATCGCCAATTGTTGGAACACCTACAACGTCAACATCGCAGGCAACTTCTCCTTCGCCGAGCATGGCGGTTCAGCCATCGGTTGGTGGAGATGCAACAACGACCTATGTGGTGGTAGCCTCCGTGGTTATCATCATAATTGTAGCTGTAGCCGCTGTATTACTCCGAAGACGCAAATAA
- a CDS encoding PQQ-binding-like beta-propeller repeat protein has product MFRTLCDKLVNLRKKAGTYAMLRPRNNASTNKTATLAILVICTLLLSSFALPTVSSQVSGTRKTYAFIGANPNPVSVNNQVAIHFGITHEVGTATSGWAGLTVTVTAPDNTVETLGPFKTDSTGGSASVYTPTMVGIYYLQTHFPEQTMPSTSAGTSEGTTMLASDSEILALVVQSDPITYWPGLSPPTEYWSRPINSQLWEWNPIAGNWLEPRAYFVSTYAPYNLDAPESAHLLWTKTLVGGGLAGGMSEPYQYEAGGAYEDKFKNSLIIAGVLYYNRFESRGGTNIEQDVVAVDLHTGEELWVENWNNSRLAFGQAFNWNSYNYQGVFGYLWSTTGSTWDAYDPTTGRWVYEMTNVPSGTNIYGPMGEIYRFTVNTAEGWMTLWNSSRVVSDAGSWRPHGQIFNCSWDAPRHGGYEWNITIPNNLPGSAQAFALGDKVFGGLVNGTGVYSWALSLKPGEEGTLLYTKTWAAPAEWIEGARTNSARFSEVSLDDQVFTVVYVDTRQHWGFSTETGEYIWGPTEPQNYLEVYQEAMAIIADGRYLCGTTSGTIYSYDVATGELQWTYNATDPFHTNPVGINFPLRAPAALVVDGKLYGGYGEHSPNNPQPRGTTFFCLDLETGKEIWSQYMNVASYSYTPLIGDSIIATLDSHDNRIYAIGKGPTATVVSASPKTSVQGDSVLVEGRVTDISPGTEEYALTARFPDGVPAVSDASMSEWMRYVYNQFPRPTNATGVEVVISVLDPNNNSYEVGRTTSDASGFFKVAFTPPVPGEYTVTASFAGSNSYWPSQTETAIAVSEEPAAKPVATSTPPPTQSVTPFTPTPVPSQPVLPSPREVPQPSTSATPTTTYLVISVAVIVVIAVAAVTVLRRRK; this is encoded by the coding sequence ATGTTTAGAACACTTTGCGACAAACTGGTAAATCTGCGAAAAAAAGCGGGCACGTATGCTATGCTGAGACCAAGGAACAACGCATCAACCAATAAAACTGCTACCCTTGCCATACTTGTGATTTGCACGCTATTACTTTCCTCGTTTGCTTTGCCAACTGTGTCTTCACAAGTTTCAGGGACAAGAAAAACCTACGCTTTCATAGGTGCTAATCCTAACCCCGTAAGCGTCAACAACCAAGTTGCGATTCATTTTGGTATAACCCATGAAGTAGGAACTGCAACATCTGGATGGGCAGGACTAACAGTTACAGTTACAGCACCTGATAACACTGTTGAAACGCTGGGGCCATTCAAAACTGACTCCACAGGTGGATCAGCCAGTGTTTATACTCCTACAATGGTTGGCATCTACTACTTGCAGACGCACTTTCCAGAGCAAACTATGCCTTCAACTTCAGCAGGCACATCTGAAGGTACAACAATGTTAGCTAGTGACAGTGAGATTCTGGCACTTGTAGTCCAAAGCGACCCAATTACATACTGGCCTGGTTTATCGCCCCCAACTGAGTACTGGTCAAGACCAATAAATTCCCAGCTTTGGGAATGGAATCCAATCGCAGGTAACTGGCTGGAGCCCAGAGCCTATTTCGTTAGCACTTATGCGCCCTACAATTTAGATGCTCCCGAAAGTGCTCATTTGCTTTGGACAAAAACACTTGTGGGCGGAGGTCTTGCAGGTGGTATGAGTGAACCATATCAGTACGAGGCTGGAGGCGCATACGAAGACAAATTTAAAAACTCTTTGATTATCGCAGGCGTACTTTACTACAACAGATTTGAGAGTCGAGGTGGCACTAACATTGAGCAAGATGTTGTCGCTGTTGATTTGCATACTGGAGAAGAACTATGGGTTGAAAACTGGAATAACAGTAGATTAGCGTTTGGTCAAGCATTCAACTGGAACTCGTATAATTATCAAGGCGTTTTTGGGTACTTATGGTCAACAACAGGCTCTACATGGGACGCTTACGACCCTACCACTGGGAGGTGGGTCTACGAGATGACGAACGTTCCTTCGGGCACAAACATCTACGGTCCAATGGGCGAAATATACCGATTCACTGTCAACACTGCAGAGGGCTGGATGACGCTTTGGAATTCAAGTAGAGTTGTGAGTGATGCTGGTAGCTGGCGACCACATGGACAAATCTTTAACTGTTCTTGGGATGCACCACGGCACGGCGGCTACGAATGGAACATAACAATACCCAACAACCTGCCAGGAAGTGCTCAGGCATTTGCGCTTGGCGACAAAGTATTCGGTGGACTAGTGAACGGCACGGGAGTTTATTCGTGGGCTTTAAGCTTGAAGCCGGGAGAGGAAGGCACGCTTCTGTATACAAAAACTTGGGCTGCACCAGCAGAGTGGATTGAGGGTGCCCGCACCAATTCCGCGCGTTTCAGTGAAGTGAGCTTAGACGACCAAGTTTTCACAGTGGTGTACGTAGATACCCGACAACATTGGGGCTTTAGCACGGAAACAGGCGAATACATTTGGGGGCCAACTGAACCACAAAACTATCTTGAAGTTTACCAAGAGGCAATGGCAATTATCGCGGACGGCAGATATTTATGCGGCACCACTAGCGGAACAATTTACTCATACGACGTTGCCACAGGAGAACTTCAATGGACATACAACGCCACTGACCCCTTCCATACAAACCCCGTTGGTATAAACTTTCCTTTACGTGCCCCCGCAGCACTTGTTGTTGACGGCAAACTCTACGGTGGATACGGCGAGCACTCCCCCAACAATCCGCAACCCCGCGGCACCACCTTCTTCTGCCTTGACCTAGAGACTGGAAAGGAAATCTGGTCTCAATACATGAACGTCGCTAGCTACTCATATACGCCTCTCATCGGAGACAGCATAATTGCAACTTTGGACAGCCACGACAACCGCATATACGCTATCGGCAAAGGTCCAACTGCCACTGTGGTTAGTGCGTCACCAAAAACTTCTGTACAAGGCGATAGCGTGCTGGTGGAAGGTAGAGTCACCGATATTTCGCCTGGCACAGAAGAATATGCACTGACCGCTCGTTTTCCAGATGGTGTCCCTGCAGTATCTGACGCAAGCATGAGCGAATGGATGCGGTATGTGTATAACCAATTCCCTCGTCCAACAAATGCAACCGGCGTTGAAGTTGTGATATCAGTGCTTGACCCCAACAACAACTCCTACGAAGTTGGCAGAACTACAAGCGATGCGAGCGGATTCTTCAAAGTGGCATTCACTCCACCAGTTCCAGGAGAATACACCGTTACCGCTTCATTCGCAGGCTCAAACTCCTATTGGCCTTCGCAGACAGAAACCGCAATAGCCGTCTCAGAAGAACCCGCCGCAAAACCCGTTGCAACATCAACCCCGCCACCAACTCAGTCAGTCACACCATTTACACCCACACCGGTACCATCGCAGCCTGTTTTGCCTTCTCCACGTGAAGTTCCCCAACCATCTACCAGCGCCACGCCAACAACTACTTACCTGGTCATAAGCGTTGCTGTTATCGTAGTCATAGCCGTTGCAGCAGTAACTGTGCTAAGAAGACGCAAATAA
- a CDS encoding TrmB family transcriptional regulator produces MEIIHEDIETLTWLGLTERQARVYLALLQIGSSGAEAIARFSSVHRQEVYRVAARLQEMGLVETTLTSPTLFSAVPVENALEVMVNQKNKEFDEVRLRTKRIIKKFNQTDLQLLKPADKPYFTVVSGTDCFRKMQNALDGSRVIINLLVTFKRFCQSFSIQEDLIKHALENNVRIQVVTERPNPSSIPKWVVKALLEKPERFELRTLPGNVKTTVVIYDNVRLCIAVDVLSDIARGSQLWSNCESLVTLSSEYFKNKWLQSERFSLKHYV; encoded by the coding sequence ATGGAAATTATACATGAAGATATAGAAACTTTAACTTGGTTGGGGCTCACTGAAAGGCAAGCAAGGGTTTACCTTGCACTTCTTCAAATAGGCTCGTCGGGGGCAGAAGCAATTGCAAGATTTTCATCAGTTCACAGGCAGGAAGTTTATCGCGTAGCTGCGCGCCTACAAGAAATGGGTTTAGTCGAAACAACTCTGACTTCTCCTACTCTCTTTAGCGCCGTTCCTGTTGAAAACGCCCTCGAAGTAATGGTGAACCAGAAGAACAAAGAATTTGACGAGGTTCGACTGCGCACTAAACGTATAATCAAAAAATTTAATCAAACTGACCTGCAACTTTTAAAACCCGCAGACAAACCTTATTTCACCGTTGTTTCTGGAACTGATTGTTTTAGGAAAATGCAGAACGCACTTGATGGTTCTCGTGTGATTATTAATCTCTTGGTAACTTTCAAACGTTTTTGCCAAAGTTTTTCTATTCAAGAAGATTTGATAAAGCATGCTTTAGAGAATAATGTGCGTATTCAGGTTGTAACCGAAAGACCAAACCCCAGCTCAATTCCAAAATGGGTAGTTAAGGCATTGTTGGAAAAACCTGAGCGTTTCGAACTTCGGACACTGCCGGGCAATGTTAAGACTACAGTGGTGATTTATGACAATGTTAGACTCTGTATAGCTGTTGATGTGCTGTCTGATATCGCGCGTGGTTCTCAATTATGGTCGAACTGTGAAAGCTTAGTTACTTTGAGCAGTGAATATTTTAAAAATAAGTGGCTGCAGTCGGAGAGGTTTTCGTTGAAACATTATGTTTAA
- a CDS encoding PQQ-binding-like beta-propeller repeat protein: protein MNKESITKKIGLLALALLLLSSVFVVFPSSTPTAAAQTASAVPNDMLQYEWTMASSDNSLSYSSAGPAPSSFNIAWKAKIPGVTGAPIAFGGLVFVQSASRTYALNGANGDIVWDIAGTGSLAKIDNTYMMKGSDCIRIADGSTVWTGPAGLTWNYYAPDLKMLICSKFGWSLPDPSQPPTLAWNRTNDAYYGIEGERLPYADGKLFVGTMNNFVECIDAKTGTTLWVTPATSQFWYRGTYCDGKVIFGGLDNNMYAWDANTGNLEWTYNPGTWYGQWASAAASAYGLVFEHNQDTYLYAINASTGELVWKAKGPGVGYSGLLTVGGGKVYSLMGEYQYRDFETGEYAHSEYNCYDALTGELIWSAPIETGGGPSIHECIAYGNLYIIPIPGSPQKPGIWEYSSSTLDEVWCISSETKDWSMLLSDTAHTGEGAGPTDLALKWKFTADSSIQSSAAVVDGTAYFASMAGTIYAVDSETGNAKWQYPIGSPMKSSVAVANGKVFTGSDDGNVYCLDAATGNKLWQADVGGVKINPIADPRGLSSASDVRASPIAYGNKVYVGALDGNLYCLDMTTGAISWKYQTGGPIIAAATIADNAVFVPSCTQRPDGTLYKLDLNGNLVWKIAIPYVLNATAGAGYWLCTAPTYADGMVFLRNAFRLNYGIDAATGEILWTYDGQYNPGTPSQLGGVLQINAMLYSYGKLYFNDFYGITCLNAKNGSVIWTTWLSRENLAQGLAYSYGRIYTVNELGALYVLDALTGDKISVNTDFGSSQMRSAPSLYTGNLYVGANDWNLRCFGEARTMNTAASASPVSPSPMPSATPEATPVISEASPIPTTSSVPTNAPTAPAAANTPAAPAVTDVPSTSQESTDSTTTIYIVITVVVIVAVIAAAILLTKRK, encoded by the coding sequence ATGAACAAAGAATCAATAACAAAAAAAATTGGACTGCTTGCCTTAGCGTTGCTTCTGCTTTCCTCTGTTTTCGTGGTTTTCCCCAGTTCTACACCAACTGCAGCCGCCCAAACCGCATCTGCCGTTCCTAATGACATGCTTCAATATGAATGGACAATGGCTTCTTCTGATAATTCTCTTTCATATTCAAGTGCTGGACCAGCACCTAGCTCGTTTAACATTGCATGGAAGGCAAAGATACCTGGCGTTACTGGTGCCCCCATAGCTTTTGGCGGTTTAGTGTTCGTGCAATCCGCCTCGAGGACGTACGCTCTCAATGGCGCCAACGGAGATATTGTCTGGGACATTGCTGGAACTGGTTCCTTAGCAAAAATCGACAACACCTACATGATGAAAGGATCCGATTGCATAAGAATAGCTGACGGCTCAACCGTATGGACAGGACCCGCAGGTTTAACTTGGAATTACTATGCGCCTGACCTGAAAATGCTGATTTGCTCAAAATTTGGCTGGAGCCTTCCTGACCCCTCGCAACCGCCGACGTTAGCGTGGAACCGCACAAATGACGCTTACTATGGTATTGAAGGAGAAAGACTTCCATATGCTGACGGAAAACTTTTCGTTGGAACAATGAATAACTTTGTGGAGTGCATTGATGCAAAAACTGGTACCACTCTTTGGGTTACCCCAGCTACATCTCAATTCTGGTATCGAGGAACCTACTGTGACGGAAAAGTAATTTTCGGTGGCCTTGACAACAACATGTACGCTTGGGATGCAAACACAGGAAATCTTGAATGGACTTATAATCCTGGCACTTGGTATGGTCAATGGGCTTCCGCAGCAGCTTCTGCTTATGGGCTAGTATTTGAACATAATCAGGACACGTATCTTTACGCCATAAACGCTTCAACTGGCGAATTAGTCTGGAAAGCAAAAGGACCCGGCGTCGGATATTCAGGTCTTCTTACCGTCGGGGGAGGTAAAGTGTATTCTCTGATGGGTGAATACCAATATCGTGACTTTGAAACCGGTGAATATGCCCACTCCGAATATAACTGCTATGATGCTCTCACTGGAGAACTCATATGGTCAGCTCCAATCGAGACAGGCGGTGGACCAAGCATTCATGAATGCATTGCTTACGGTAACTTGTACATTATTCCAATACCAGGGTCGCCCCAGAAACCAGGTATTTGGGAGTACAGCAGCTCAACCCTTGACGAAGTATGGTGCATTAGCAGCGAAACAAAGGACTGGTCCATGCTCCTCAGCGATACTGCACACACTGGTGAAGGTGCAGGTCCAACAGATTTAGCTCTCAAATGGAAATTCACTGCTGACAGTTCAATTCAATCTTCGGCAGCTGTAGTTGATGGCACCGCGTACTTTGCCTCAATGGCTGGCACCATATATGCAGTGGACTCTGAAACAGGCAATGCAAAGTGGCAATATCCAATTGGTTCTCCAATGAAGTCTTCAGTAGCGGTAGCAAACGGAAAAGTCTTCACAGGCTCTGATGATGGCAACGTATACTGTTTAGATGCCGCTACAGGCAACAAGCTGTGGCAAGCAGATGTAGGTGGCGTAAAAATCAACCCAATCGCGGACCCCCGTGGTCTTAGCTCAGCGAGTGATGTACGAGCCTCACCAATTGCTTACGGCAACAAAGTGTATGTAGGTGCGCTTGATGGGAACCTGTACTGTTTGGATATGACTACAGGGGCAATATCTTGGAAATACCAAACAGGTGGACCTATAATTGCTGCGGCAACCATAGCTGACAATGCAGTCTTTGTTCCTTCGTGTACTCAACGTCCTGATGGTACCCTCTATAAACTTGACCTCAACGGCAACCTCGTCTGGAAGATAGCTATCCCGTATGTATTGAATGCAACTGCAGGCGCAGGATACTGGCTTTGTACAGCACCAACCTATGCAGATGGTATGGTGTTCTTGCGAAACGCATTCAGATTGAATTACGGCATAGATGCAGCAACCGGTGAAATACTCTGGACTTATGACGGACAATACAACCCAGGCACACCCTCACAACTCGGTGGTGTACTCCAAATAAACGCTATGCTTTACAGCTACGGAAAACTGTACTTCAACGACTTCTATGGCATAACCTGCCTTAACGCTAAAAATGGCAGTGTTATCTGGACAACTTGGCTATCACGTGAAAACTTGGCTCAAGGCTTGGCATACTCATACGGCAGAATTTACACTGTAAACGAGCTAGGCGCCCTGTATGTACTTGATGCATTAACCGGAGACAAAATTTCAGTAAATACAGATTTTGGCTCAAGCCAGATGCGTTCAGCACCCTCTTTGTACACTGGCAATCTCTACGTGGGCGCTAACGATTGGAATCTACGTTGCTTTGGCGAGGCCCGAACTATGAACACTGCTGCATCTGCCTCTCCGGTATCGCCATCTCCCATGCCTTCTGCAACTCCAGAAGCCACCCCCGTGATAAGTGAAGCTTCGCCAATACCCACAACGTCTTCTGTACCTACAAATGCTCCAACAGCACCAGCAGCGGCTAATACGCCAGCTGCTCCTGCAGTCACCGATGTGCCCTCAACTTCCCAAGAAAGCACCGACTCGACAACAACAATATACATCGTCATCACTGTAGTCGTCATTGTCGCCGTTATAGCTGCAGCAATTCTGTTGACAAAACGTAAGTAA